The Humulus lupulus chromosome 7, drHumLupu1.1, whole genome shotgun sequence region GAATGGAGTTGTGACTTATCAAAAGTACAATTAATTAACAAAACCAATGAAAACTTACATTTGTGCTTTAGAATAATAAACAATCTTCACAACAGATATGTAAGATTGTAGAATAAGCAGAAATGGTTAGAAGTGTAGTTAACGGTTTCCTTAAAAACAAATTCTAGAGTTAAGACGACGACATATTAGTTAACGGTGACGGCAGCTGGTGAACAGAGAGTGGATTATATTATAGTAAAATTTGGAATAAAGATTTAGAAAACGTGTTTCGGTTAACAGATTCTTGGATGGACTTCAACAAATGGGAATTGGTGCTAACCCTAGATGCCGTCTTtgctctttttatttatttatttattttaaatattattgtctGTCTATTTTTTGgggcaaaaatatatatacaaaatcagTCAACCCCATGTAATAGTTCCCATAGTTTATAGGTCGAATTGTGAATTTGCACATGGATTTTTGACTATTTACGAATTTGCCATTAGCTAAGAGTAGAACTGTCTTATCTCCATGATGATATCTCCCTTTGCTAAAAAaggttattaaaaaaaaagtcttAAACAGCCATTCAATTATATTATCGTTGAAATCTCTCTTTTGAGATTCTTTGATAATTGAAACtagtagtttttttatttaaaaaggttattaattttaaataaaaaattgcaTCTAAACCAGTACTAACTCCACTCATCCATaaacaaaatacataaataaaaaaaataatatccaAAATCAAAGTTGTAACAAGCAAGGTGTTGAGCACCACTAACAACTCTATGACTAAGTAAAACCTCTCAAGTTTTTCAAGTTTCAACTATCATATATTAGAGCAATCACATTCACAATTGGTCAAACAAATATTATATTTCTCCATCTAAAATCCCCCCCAACAAAAATATAATCACCCGTTACAAAATTGGCTGTTTAAATTCACGTTTCACATGAGTCAGGACCAAATCAATGTCAATTTAAATATTAACATAAGCTTTTAATGTATAcaacaattttaataaataataactaAATTTGTAGTGTCAAAGTAGAGTTAGTGGTTGCCCATATTGATTTTTGTCAAAGTAAACCCTTACAGTAGTGGCAGTCTCGTAAATAAGTACCAAAACCCATGTCATTTTGTTAGCCCACACCACTTATAAGTCCTAAACCACAGCTGTTTGTCTTAGTTGTCTTGTCCAGTAAGAGAGAGCGCtctgaagagaaagaagaacatcGAAAGAGAAAAGGCTTTTCGAGTCTTCAGAAATTCAAAGCcgaaagagaaaagaagaaagaaaagctcAATCTCGATAACAATGGCGAGGTTTTGGTCAGTGGGGATCATCGTGATCTGCGCCATAATCGTGGTGGTGAGCTCGCTGTCGGCGACCGTGGAAGCCGGCGGAGGAGGCGAATTCATCGGTTGGATCCGATCGAAGGGAGGCTGCGATGGCTCCATAGCGGAGTGCTTAGCTGATGAAGAGGAGTTCGAGTTGGACTCGGAGAGCAATAGGCGCATCTTAGCCACCAAAAAGTACGTCAGCTACGGTGCGCTGCAGAGGAACACTGTGCCTTGCTCTCGCCGTGGAGCTTCCTACTACAATTGCAAGCCTGGGGCTCAGTCCAATCCTTACAACCGCGGCTGCTCTTCCATTTCGAGGTGCAGGAGTTAATtctcctctcttttttttttctataaaaaaaattaataattatttttttttctttttgggttatggaaatgggtTTGATTGTTATACTTTAACAAAAGAAAAGGAGGAGAGTGTTAATGGGGGCATTGTTGTTATTGTTCATGGAAATACTCTATAGTTAATATTTCGAATTTTCTGTAAAAGCTTATTGTGATTTCTTTTTTCtcgtatttattttgttttgtttatctTGGTGTTATGAGTTAGATGTAGAAATTTCTTTGTGAAAAAAAGGGTATATTTTTTAGGTTTAGGAGGAAAGATCTGAGGCTTTGTTCTTTAAGTACATGCTACTTTTAGTACACAACAAATTAAAATCGTGAGATCagatttttatgttttgtttgagTATGGTGAAAATGgggttcttttcttttctttggaGCATTATTGTGTTAGGATTGTATATGGAAAAGTGATTATATTTATACGGTGAAATTCAATAAATCTCACTTTTTTGagtttaattataaatttttctGTCTGGGTTTTTATTTCTAAGGGTAATCTTCATTGTCTGGTTTTTTTATTTACCcgctaaatttttttattatgggGTAAAAGTATAGAGTACGAAATGGAAAATATAAAGTGACATGATTAAATTGGAAAAAGAAAGCTGGTCAAAGTTGTCTGTCTGTGATGGGCATTGGGCAACAAAATAGTTTTGAATTCATATAATGTAAGAACGTTGGCGTACAAAGATTTTGTCATTTATCGATTGTTGACATCAAACTCTTTTTTTTAGCCTTTTTCAtaagttttcttcttcttttttttttatctttatatgtttgtttttcttttcccaAACTTTTGAAATTGGTATGGACCTATGGTTGTCTTTTGAAAATCATTTGACAACTGAATAAATATACAAAACATAGTTTGATAATATTGTGGTTTTAATGAAAAGAGCATGCTACCTTAACCAAATAGATGTTATGTCATTTTCACCTTTTGACAAAATGGTAAGAGCTTATGCAAGTTATCAACTATATTCACTTTTTGACAAAATGGTAAGAGCTTGTGCAAGTTATCAACTATATTTTGGATGAGTTAGTTagctttttaaaataaataaataaaataataataataatgagttTTTGTTACCTAACATTACCTGGATTGCCAACCAAGGGTGAAGAAGAAGGATAATTATCatcttaaaatatcatttaattcTTTCACGTTAAGTctaatcattcattttttttttcaacaatttgAAATTGGCAAATAACaaagtattatttttttattttttttaagagaaaaaggATGATTCTTGTAAAACCGATTTCCcgattttgatttatttttttattttttaagtagcTACGTCTGTCGCTAATAATAATAGGTCCTTTACATACTGCCCATACACACCAATATAATGTTGGTGATGTGGTCCCCTTTTACCAAACCAAATTATGCACATGAGGTTGTCAATTGATGAGAGATCTTCCGATTAGACTAAGCTTTTTACTTTATCTTCCTTTCACCAACTCGAAGGTTTTAAAGATTTTTGCTTTTTAGGTTCTCGTATTAATCACTATATGAATTCCAATTAGCTCTAAAATGACAATGAGCATGGTCTTTTAGGCATAGTTAGTTAGTTTTCTCTACTCTTAACTCTTTATTGAAATTCCAATATCAATTTTTACATATTAGGGAGCTGGTTGGTAAaacttaaaaatttaattttttatttaattaattaaaaatttgacaattaaatatAAAAGTGTTTAGTAActccatttttaattattattttttaaaattttaattaaaattcattaaattttaagaatataatttttttcattttgaaatttttttaaactgtttttgactttttttttaattttttttcaaatcaacaactcattttatattgttatacaaaaaataaaaataaaaattatcaagcacatttattattttttgtttttaaaaacaaaaaacaaaata contains the following coding sequences:
- the LOC133790970 gene encoding rapid alkalinization factor, whose product is MARFWSVGIIVICAIIVVVSSLSATVEAGGGGEFIGWIRSKGGCDGSIAECLADEEEFELDSESNRRILATKKYVSYGALQRNTVPCSRRGASYYNCKPGAQSNPYNRGCSSISRCRS